The window GAGAGGGCCAATGGCTTCAAAAGCTTTAAACCAAATGATCAGAGATGCAGCTTGGGGAGAATTAGATTTCTTATTGATCGACCTTCCTCCGGGAACTGGGGATATTCATTTATCAATTATTCAGGAAGTTCCGGTAACTGGAGCGGTGATTGTAAGTACACCTCAACACGTTGCTTTGGCGGACGTTAGAAAAGGAATTGCGATGTTTAATATGGAAAGTATTAACATTCCTGTTCTTGGATTGATAGAAAATATGGCATATTTCACTCCGGAAGAGTTACCTGACAATAAATATTATATCTTTGGAAACCAAGGAGCACAATATTTAGCTGAAGATTTAAATATTCCTGTTTTAGGAGAAATTCCTTTAATTCAGAGCATAAGAGAAGCAGGAGATGTTGGAAGACCAGCAGCTTTACAGGAAGGTTCTAAAATTGCTGAAATTTATACTGAAACTGCCAAAAAAATGGTAGAAAGTCTATTGGAAAGAAACAAGTTTCTTCCTCCGACTGAAGCAGTAAAAATATCGACAATGGCAGGTTGCTCACCAAAAAAATAATTAAAATAATTTCAAATACATTTTTGAAACCAAACCCGAATATGGAGATAAATACAACACACGAAGACACTGTAACCCGAGTAATGGAAGCTCTGGAAAGCATTCGTCCGTTTTTGAATAAAGACGGCGGTGATATTGAGCTTTTGGACGTAAAAGACAATACTGTTTTTGTAAAGCTTTTAGGAAACTGTTCATCTTGTTCTCTTAATTTCTCAACATTGAAATTAGGTGTAGAAAACAGCATCAAACAACACGCTCCTGAAATTGAGAAGGTAGTAAATGTAGAATAAAAAAATAAGACAATATATTTTTTAAAGACAGACTTTTGAGGTCTGTCTTTTTTTTTTGTCATTGATTTTTTGCTGGAAACCTTGTCAAGGTTAATTTGCAGAATAATGTTACCTTGACAAGGTTTAGTATTGTGAACTAGATCAATAGGAACGGGTTTTAACTCGCACTTATTGCAAAATAAAATTCAATTCGTAAAAATATCGTTATTTTCACAACGAAAAAAATATATAATTATTCTCAAATTACGATGAAGTCAATTAATCCCCAAAATGGTACTGCTCACAAGCTAAATATTGAAAATCTCATTGAGAAATGTTACGAAAATAATTTTGGAATAGATTTAAAGAAAATTCATCGTTCAAAAAAGCCTGAGTTTGGTAATGAAAAAAAGCTAATTAAAGATATAAATGACGCAAGAA is drawn from Chryseobacterium muglaense and contains these coding sequences:
- a CDS encoding Mrp/NBP35 family ATP-binding protein, with protein sequence MLTKEKIQDFLKEIEVDDLVSNFQVMGNDVYIDMTAHSPAMHEKKKLEAAMKQAFASEFGEEINLKLKIVSPEPSEVQLSQIKGKQIPGIQNIIAIASGKGGVGKSTVSANLAVTLAKMGFKVGILDADIYGPSVPTMFDTEGQKPISVDVNGKSLMKPIENYGVKMLSIGYFSGANQAVVWRGPMASKALNQMIRDAAWGELDFLLIDLPPGTGDIHLSIIQEVPVTGAVIVSTPQHVALADVRKGIAMFNMESINIPVLGLIENMAYFTPEELPDNKYYIFGNQGAQYLAEDLNIPVLGEIPLIQSIREAGDVGRPAALQEGSKIAEIYTETAKKMVESLLERNKFLPPTEAVKISTMAGCSPKK
- a CDS encoding NifU family protein, whose product is MEINTTHEDTVTRVMEALESIRPFLNKDGGDIELLDVKDNTVFVKLLGNCSSCSLNFSTLKLGVENSIKQHAPEIEKVVNVE